Below is a window of Halomonas sp. Bachu 37 DNA.
GCGCGACAATGGGTGGCAGGTTCTGGAACGCCGCCAAGTCGAGCAACTGCACAAGGAAACGCTGGATACGTCACAGCCAGCGTGGTGTGAATTCGGCGATATCGATCATGCTGGTCACGAGCGTGGCTGGAAGCTGGCCCAGCATGTCGATGACATGCTTGATGAGGTTGCCGAACGCATCCAGGCCTTACTGGCCCAGGGCTGGCCGCAAGTGCGCGTGGTGACCGATCATGGCTGGCTGCTACTGCCTGGAGACCTGCCCAAGACCGAGCTTTCAGCGAGCCTGGTGGAATCCAAGTGGGGGCGCTGTGCCCAGATCAAGGCTGGAGCCCATACAGATGCGGCCCGATTCCCTTGGTATTGGAACGAGCATGAGCACTTCGCTTTGGCCGAAAGTATTTACTGCTTTAAGGCTGGCGAGACCTATACCCATGGTGGCCTGAGCTTGCAGGAATGCGTCACACCGGAACTGGTCATCACTGGCAACGCCGGTCCCAGACCCTCAGTGCTGATCGATGATGTTGTCTGGAAGGGGTTGCGCTGTACGCTGGCAGTCGAAGGGAACAGTGAAGGATTGCTTCTCGATTTACGCCGTCACGCTGGCGATCCTGCCAGCAGCCTAGTCCTCTCGGCCAAGCCCTTCAAGGCCGGAGGCAAGGCCTCTGTAGTGATAGAGGACGATGATCTAGAAGGTGAAACCGCCCAGGCGGTCATACTGAACGATAACGGACAGGTGGTAGCGCAACGCTCTACCACGATTGGTGGCGAGAAATAATTACAAGGCTGGGGAGACCGCATGGAACTCGATGAACTGGATCGCAAGGCCGCCGAGCTGCTGGATGGCTTCTTGGTGCGCAAGGACCTGGTGCGCACTTTCGCACGCCAGTTTCCGGTACCGACCTATGTAGTGGAGTTCCTGCTGGGTCGTTACTGCGCCAGTACCGATCCCGAGGAGATTGAGGAGGGATTGGAGGTCGTCCAGCGCCAACTCAAGTCGCGTACTATCAAGGCTGGCGAGGAAGAGCTTTTCAAGGCACGTGCCCGGGAGAAAGGCGAGATCAAGATCATCGACCTGATACAAGCACGCCTGGACACGAAGAATGATACCTATGTGGCCAGCCTGCCTAGCCTGCGCCTGAATGATGTCCGCATTCCCGACGACCTGGTCAGTGAGCATGAGCGCATGCTCACCGGAGGCTTCTACGCCGAGTTGACTCTGGAATACGATGCCAGTATCGCTCAGGAGCAAGGTGGTCGCCCCTTTGGCATTCGCGCTCTACGCGAGATCCAACTCTCCAAGCGCGATGTAATCGATGAACTGGCACGAGCCCGACAGCATTTCACTACCGAAGAATGGAAGGCCTTTCTGCTGCGCTCTACGGGCATCGAGTCCAGCTCACTTACGTCGCGGCAGATGGATGCCCTACTGCTGCGCATGGTGCCCTTCGTGGAGCGTAACTATAACCTGGTGGAGCTGGGGCCCCGCGGCACCGGTAAAAGTCATCTTTTCCAGCAAGTATCGCCCTATGCCCACCTGATCTCGGGGGGTAAAGCGACTGTTGCCAAGATGTTCGTCAACAACGCCAACGGCCAGCGAGGCTTGGTGTGCCAGTATGACGTGGTCTGCTTCGATGAAGTCTCCGGCATTTCCTTCGACAACAAGGATGGCGTGAACATCATGAAGGGCTACATGGAGTCGGGCGAGTTCTCTCGTGGCAAGGAGAGTATCCGTGCCGACGGTTCCATCGTGCTGGTGGGTAACTTCGATGTCGATGTCGAACACCAACAGCGCATTGGCCATTTGTTTGGACCGCTGCCGGAGGAGATGCGCCACGACACCGCCTTCATGGATCGTATCCACGCCTTCCTGCCAGGCTGGGACGTGCCCAAGGTCAGCAAGGAGCTCTTGACCGATCACTTCGGCCTGGTCAGCGATTTCCTCTCGGAGTGCTGGTCTCAGCTGCGCAATCAGAGCCGCGTCTCCCAGTGGCAAGGGCATGTCTATTTTGGAGGCGCCCTGTCAGGGCGCGACACCAACGCAGTAAACAAGACTGCCAGCGGCCTGCTCAAGCT
It encodes the following:
- the brxL gene encoding BREX system Lon protease-like protein BrxL, producing MELDELDRKAAELLDGFLVRKDLVRTFARQFPVPTYVVEFLLGRYCASTDPEEIEEGLEVVQRQLKSRTIKAGEEELFKARAREKGEIKIIDLIQARLDTKNDTYVASLPSLRLNDVRIPDDLVSEHERMLTGGFYAELTLEYDASIAQEQGGRPFGIRALREIQLSKRDVIDELARARQHFTTEEWKAFLLRSTGIESSSLTSRQMDALLLRMVPFVERNYNLVELGPRGTGKSHLFQQVSPYAHLISGGKATVAKMFVNNANGQRGLVCQYDVVCFDEVSGISFDNKDGVNIMKGYMESGEFSRGKESIRADGSIVLVGNFDVDVEHQQRIGHLFGPLPEEMRHDTAFMDRIHAFLPGWDVPKVSKELLTDHFGLVSDFLSECWSQLRNQSRVSQWQGHVYFGGALSGRDTNAVNKTASGLLKLIYPGDDLMPSHDDLEWSIHIAMEARRRVKEQQKRIGAAEFRNTHFSYTMGEDGVEKFVATPELQSDNSIGSDPLEPGQAWTISPGGQASTGQEEHPGLFRIEVNEGPGSGVKILNKPVPPAFRESIGYAEQNLYTRAGQLVGDREPRQHEFTVQLRAFDAAKSGSKLGVAALIALSSATLKRSLRGGLIVVGEINLGGSIEPIHNPVTLVEIAVEKGATAILMPVTCRKLLFDLSDEMATKIDIQFYLDAKDALFKALGE